The following proteins come from a genomic window of Finegoldia magna ATCC 29328:
- a CDS encoding helix-turn-helix domain-containing protein: MNSEFYKIEPRDDLYIKLLFISKTELKINEEIKRGILPFHQMYYCLKGNGTFIVNDKKIEILPFDVLIVNQGSKITEISKSESFEFYTLAISEVSFDTEQKDKAVLSIKHNHINDRDMVILYYINKILEEAKYKRFRYQRVCSCLISILITEIQRRGDLKFTMDDPAQDSFTKHVHDYIYENFNQEITLDSISEKFMISKSHLIHEFKNNYGKTPMQFLLNRRMESAMLLLKTSNKPINDIAKLCGFNSQSYFDQAFRRVVKVTPNDYRNKYKTKIKKIKK, from the coding sequence ATGAATAGTGAGTTTTACAAGATTGAACCTAGAGATGATTTGTACATCAAGTTATTGTTTATTTCAAAAACAGAACTGAAAATCAACGAAGAAATAAAACGAGGAATTCTTCCTTTTCACCAAATGTACTATTGTCTAAAAGGAAATGGAACTTTTATTGTAAACGACAAAAAAATAGAAATACTACCTTTTGATGTATTAATCGTCAATCAAGGATCCAAAATAACAGAAATTTCAAAATCAGAAAGTTTTGAGTTTTATACATTAGCTATTTCGGAAGTTTCATTTGATACAGAACAAAAAGATAAAGCCGTACTAAGCATCAAACACAACCACATTAATGACCGAGATATGGTTATTTTGTACTATATTAACAAAATTCTTGAAGAAGCCAAGTACAAGAGATTTAGATATCAAAGGGTATGCTCTTGTTTGATAAGTATTTTGATTACAGAAATTCAAAGACGAGGAGATCTAAAGTTTACAATGGATGATCCCGCACAAGATTCATTTACTAAACATGTCCATGATTACATCTATGAAAATTTCAACCAAGAAATAACACTTGACTCCATATCAGAAAAATTCATGATCTCCAAATCACATTTAATTCATGAATTTAAAAATAATTACGGAAAAACTCCAATGCAGTTTTTGCTCAACAGAAGAATGGAATCAGCAATGTTGTTATTAAAAACATCAAATAAGCCTATTAACGATATAGCAAAACTCTGCGGATTCAATTCACAATCTTATTTTGATCAAGCGTTTCGTAGAGTTGTAAAAGTCACTCCTAACGATTATAGAAACAAATACAAAACAAAAATCAAAAAAATAAAAAAATAG
- the yaaA gene encoding peroxide stress protein YaaA gives MKIIISPAKTFKIRKLKKENIDCLFENKKNALVSIMKEKSIEELKSMWKCSDKIAEESYKLYKNFDVSPKGCAIRSFDGIQYQYMDVDSLDEDKLEYLEEHLRILSGLYGILRPFDQISKYRLDFEDKFINLYEFWEDEIRNHFEGEEIIDLASKEYGQNIYKYLDKAPVKIEFKEEVLIDGDIKLKTKATPSKILRGRMVNYMARNHIENIEQLKKFSCDGYNYSEKNSDKKKLVFVKSLVSE, from the coding sequence ATGAAAATTATAATTTCACCAGCGAAAACATTTAAGATTAGAAAATTAAAAAAAGAGAATATTGATTGTTTATTTGAAAATAAGAAAAATGCGCTAGTTTCAATAATGAAAGAAAAATCCATTGAAGAACTAAAATCAATGTGGAAATGTTCGGACAAAATAGCTGAGGAAAGTTACAAGCTATATAAAAACTTTGATGTATCACCAAAAGGTTGTGCTATAAGAAGCTTTGACGGGATTCAATATCAGTACATGGATGTTGACTCATTAGATGAAGATAAACTCGAATATTTAGAAGAACATCTCAGAATTTTATCGGGACTTTATGGAATACTTAGACCATTTGATCAAATATCAAAATACAGATTGGATTTCGAAGATAAGTTTATTAATCTGTATGAGTTCTGGGAAGATGAAATAAGAAATCACTTTGAAGGTGAAGAAATAATCGACTTGGCTTCAAAAGAGTATGGCCAAAATATTTACAAGTACCTAGATAAAGCACCAGTTAAAATTGAGTTCAAAGAAGAAGTATTGATCGATGGAGATATTAAATTGAAGACAAAAGCGACTCCATCGAAAATTCTTAGGGGTAGAATGGTAAATTATATGGCAAGAAATCATATTGAAAATATTGAACAGCTGAAGAAATTTTCTTGTGATGGATATAATTATTCTGAAAAAAACAGCGATAAGAAAAAGCTGGTGTTTGTGAAATCATTAGTGTCTGAATAA
- the cydC gene encoding thiol reductant ABC exporter subunit CydC: MMKLITLVKPLIGFMFLAIIAGVIGNLAAIFIPAYSSYVIANIVSRADQINLNMSFILLIVLAISRGFLRYVEQLCNHFIAFKLLAIIRNKVFRALRRLAPAKLEGKEKGNLISLITSDIELLEVFYAHTISPIFIAFITSVIVVSILFAYSVKAAIFAMISYLIVGLFLPIFSSKSGKKEGLELRNEFADLNSYLLDSLRGMKEVIQYSYGEKRLDYIDETTVKLNRKQERIKVFEAQNRGFTTSIVALLGLIMFVIMKNEMVAIFDINKLIVVTVLFMSSFGPVIALSSLSANLRSTFASGDRVLNILEEKPQVLEVYDQNKTYFRDLKIEDITFSYNDEIILNDFNLNLENGEKLAIFGKSGSGKSTLLKLIMRFWDVDKGEIKISDRNIKQVNTKDLRDIENYMTQETFLFQGSILENIKIAKKDASLNEVIEACKKASIHDFICSLKDGYETNVGELGEKLSSGEKQRIGLARVFLHDAPLYILDEPTSNLDALNEGIILNAISKEENKSMLIVSHRKSALNIADKTIEIKTKRNS; this comes from the coding sequence ATGATGAAATTGATAACTCTTGTAAAACCGCTAATAGGGTTTATGTTTCTGGCAATAATAGCAGGAGTTATTGGGAATTTGGCAGCAATTTTTATCCCTGCATATTCTTCTTATGTAATTGCAAATATTGTATCAAGAGCAGATCAAATTAATTTGAATATGAGCTTCATATTGTTGATAGTGCTGGCGATTTCACGAGGATTTTTGAGATATGTAGAGCAGTTGTGCAACCACTTTATCGCGTTTAAGCTACTAGCTATAATAAGAAATAAAGTTTTTAGAGCGCTTAGGAGACTTGCACCAGCAAAGCTAGAAGGAAAAGAAAAGGGAAATCTTATTTCTCTTATTACAAGCGATATAGAACTTCTTGAAGTTTTTTATGCACACACTATATCGCCAATTTTTATAGCTTTTATCACAAGCGTTATTGTTGTTTCGATTTTATTCGCATACAGTGTTAAAGCTGCGATTTTTGCGATGATTTCATATTTAATTGTTGGGCTATTTCTACCTATCTTTTCTTCAAAAAGTGGCAAGAAGGAAGGGTTGGAATTGAGAAATGAATTTGCAGATTTAAATTCATATCTTTTGGATTCTTTGAGAGGAATGAAGGAAGTAATACAATACTCTTATGGAGAAAAAAGACTCGACTACATTGATGAAACGACTGTGAAACTCAATAGAAAACAAGAACGTATAAAAGTTTTTGAAGCACAAAATAGGGGTTTTACAACATCGATTGTTGCACTTCTTGGTCTTATTATGTTTGTAATTATGAAAAACGAAATGGTAGCTATCTTCGATATAAATAAATTAATTGTAGTCACAGTTCTTTTTATGTCGAGTTTTGGGCCGGTGATAGCTCTTTCAAGTCTGTCGGCAAATCTTAGAAGCACTTTTGCCAGTGGAGATAGAGTGCTAAACATACTTGAAGAAAAACCTCAAGTTCTCGAAGTTTACGACCAAAATAAAACGTATTTTAGAGATTTGAAAATTGAGGACATAACTTTTAGCTATAATGATGAGATTATTTTGAATGATTTCAACCTCAATTTAGAAAATGGCGAAAAATTAGCGATTTTTGGAAAAAGTGGATCTGGAAAATCGACTCTTTTGAAACTTATAATGAGGTTTTGGGATGTCGACAAAGGCGAGATTAAAATATCGGACAGAAACATCAAACAAGTCAACACAAAAGATTTGCGCGACATAGAAAATTATATGACTCAAGAGACGTTTCTTTTTCAAGGTAGCATACTAGAAAATATTAAGATAGCAAAAAAAGATGCGAGCTTGAATGAGGTGATAGAGGCTTGCAAGAAAGCATCGATCCATGACTTTATTTGCTCGCTTAAAGATGGATATGAGACAAATGTCGGAGAACTCGGAGAAAAATTGTCCAGTGGTGAAAAGCAGAGAATTGGTCTAGCAAGGGTTTTTCTACACGATGCGCCATTATATATCTTAGATGAGCCAACTAGTAATTTAGATGCGTTGAATGAGGGCATTATTTTAAATGCGATTTCGAAAGAAGAAAACAAATCTATGTTAATAGTGTCCCACAGGAAATCTGCGTTAAATATCGCTGATAAGACTATTGAGATAAAGACAAAAAGAAATTCGTAA
- a CDS encoding ABC transporter ATP-binding protein/permease, with protein MINKRLIAMMKDSTKYVLYTVLLNWIGLVFNIIFVITISGVIQNIYEKKEIGDSFYISLVIMILTIIVRYFTSYNSHILSQKASVIVKKELRHKLYEKLLSFGTSYNKFVNTSELLQLAGDGIEQLEMYFGGFLPQFGYSILAPVTLFAVLMFFSPKAALVMIIAVPLIPLSIVAIMKFAKKLLGKYWGNYANLGQTFLDNVAGLTTLKIYQRDYDYEKKMDREAEDFRRITMKVLSMQLNSITVMDVIAFGGAAIGSIISIVQLVNGQISLKSAIIVILLAADFFIPLRQLGSFFHVSMNGMAASDKIFKILDSHIEERGDREFPRELSSIKFENVDFSYDGIRNIINNLSFCISSNSITSFVGESGSGKSTVASLLLGINKRTSGKIMYEDTELFDIKESDLMKNVTIVSANSYIFKGSLRDNLSMGDVDVSDDDMYTILKKVNLYDFFESENSLDTKINEAGSNLSGGQRQRLAIARAILKDSKVYIFDEATSNIDLESEEIIMNLINEIAKDKIVVLISHRLANVTSSEKIYVLKNGNIIEQGCHKQLISNDGLYKKMFTEQYKLENLGEI; from the coding sequence ATGATAAATAAAAGACTTATTGCTATGATGAAGGATTCAACAAAATATGTTTTGTACACTGTTTTATTAAACTGGATTGGGCTTGTTTTTAATATTATTTTTGTAATAACGATTTCAGGCGTTATTCAAAATATTTATGAAAAAAAAGAAATTGGAGACTCATTTTACATTTCTTTGGTTATTATGATTTTGACAATAATTGTAAGGTATTTTACAAGTTATAATAGTCATATTCTATCGCAGAAAGCATCTGTTATAGTGAAAAAAGAGTTGAGACATAAATTATACGAAAAATTACTTAGCTTCGGTACATCATATAACAAATTCGTAAACACGTCAGAATTATTGCAACTTGCGGGCGATGGAATAGAACAACTTGAAATGTATTTCGGTGGATTTTTACCTCAGTTTGGATATAGCATTCTTGCACCAGTTACTCTATTTGCGGTACTTATGTTTTTTTCTCCAAAAGCAGCTTTGGTGATGATAATAGCAGTTCCGTTGATTCCATTATCCATAGTAGCAATTATGAAATTTGCAAAAAAACTTTTGGGAAAATACTGGGGAAATTACGCAAATTTAGGACAGACATTTCTTGACAATGTAGCTGGTCTTACTACATTGAAGATATATCAAAGAGATTACGACTACGAGAAAAAAATGGACAGGGAAGCTGAAGATTTCAGAAGGATAACGATGAAAGTTTTGAGTATGCAGTTAAATTCCATTACCGTGATGGATGTAATCGCATTTGGAGGAGCTGCGATTGGTTCTATCATATCAATAGTTCAACTTGTAAATGGTCAAATTTCACTAAAATCTGCGATTATTGTGATATTACTTGCAGCAGATTTCTTCATTCCACTAAGGCAACTCGGTTCGTTTTTTCACGTATCAATGAATGGTATGGCAGCAAGCGATAAAATATTTAAAATACTTGATTCTCATATTGAAGAAAGAGGAGATAGAGAATTTCCGAGAGAACTATCTTCTATTAAATTTGAAAATGTGGATTTTTCATACGATGGAATTAGAAACATAATAAACAATTTGTCTTTTTGTATAAGTTCCAATTCTATTACTTCTTTTGTTGGAGAATCTGGTTCGGGAAAATCAACTGTTGCATCTCTTCTTCTCGGTATAAACAAAAGAACTTCCGGAAAAATAATGTATGAAGATACCGAGCTTTTCGACATTAAAGAATCTGATTTGATGAAAAATGTGACGATAGTTTCGGCTAACAGTTATATTTTCAAAGGCAGTCTGAGAGATAATCTTTCTATGGGAGATGTAGATGTATCAGATGATGATATGTATACTATACTGAAAAAAGTAAATCTCTATGATTTTTTCGAATCTGAAAACTCATTAGACACAAAAATTAACGAAGCGGGCTCAAATCTATCGGGTGGACAAAGACAGAGATTGGCAATTGCGAGAGCCATACTAAAAGATAGCAAAGTATATATTTTTGATGAAGCGACATCTAACATAGATTTGGAAAGCGAAGAAATAATAATGAATCTCATAAATGAAATTGCAAAAGACAAAATCGTTGTGTTGATTTCTCACAGACTTGCAAATGTTACTTCATCAGAAAAAATTTACGTTTTGAAAAACGGAAATATTATAGAGCAAGGTTGCCATAAGCAATTAATCTCGAATGATGGTTTGTATAAAAAGATGTTCACAGAGCAATATAAATTAGAAAATCTAGGAGAAATATAA
- a CDS encoding nitrous oxide-stimulated promoter family protein has translation MKITIDYKKQLLDIMFDIYIKDHKSEKDSMESLRMYSHNRLENCQNKDKRNFCSSCSIRCFSKNRREDIKRVMKYSGPRLIFYRPLALLRHTFNHFWRNLNDK, from the coding sequence ATGAAAATTACGATAGATTATAAGAAACAATTATTGGATATTATGTTTGATATTTACATAAAAGACCATAAAAGTGAAAAAGATTCGATGGAAAGCCTAAGGATGTATTCTCACAATAGATTGGAAAATTGTCAGAATAAAGATAAAAGAAATTTTTGTTCATCATGTTCAATTAGATGTTTCAGCAAAAACAGAAGAGAAGATATCAAGAGAGTTATGAAATATTCAGGGCCGAGGTTGATTTTTTACAGACCATTAGCGCTTCTCAGACATACATTTAATCACTTTTGGAGGAATTTAAATGATAAATAA
- a CDS encoding V-type ATP synthase subunit D, with protein sequence MARLNVNPTRMALSELKARLKTSSRGHKLLKDKQDELMRQFIEMIKENKALREKVEAKLQNSFSDFLMASAIMSPEFLDEAVSFPKTKVNVDIETKNVMSVIIPQMKFTREGEADSSEIYPYGYAQTSQDLDLAIDSLNSVMDEMLELAQIEKATQLMADEIEQTRRRVNALEYRTIPDLEETIKYIRAKLDENERANITRLMKVKDIIAKQES encoded by the coding sequence ATGGCAAGACTCAATGTCAATCCTACAAGAATGGCTCTTTCGGAGCTGAAAGCTAGGCTCAAAACATCTTCTAGAGGTCACAAGTTATTAAAAGACAAACAAGATGAACTTATGAGACAATTCATCGAAATGATTAAAGAGAACAAAGCTCTAAGAGAAAAAGTTGAAGCGAAACTTCAAAACTCTTTTAGTGATTTTCTAATGGCCAGTGCAATAATGAGTCCAGAGTTTTTAGATGAAGCGGTATCTTTTCCAAAAACAAAGGTAAATGTTGATATCGAAACTAAAAACGTAATGAGTGTTATTATTCCACAAATGAAATTTACTCGTGAAGGTGAAGCTGATTCTAGTGAAATATATCCTTATGGATATGCTCAAACATCTCAAGATTTGGACTTGGCAATTGATTCATTGAATTCAGTAATGGATGAAATGTTAGAATTGGCACAAATCGAAAAAGCCACACAATTAATGGCGGATGAAATTGAACAAACTAGAAGAAGAGTAAACGCTTTGGAATATAGAACAATTCCAGACTTAGAAGAAACAATTAAATATATCAGAGCTAAGCTTGATGAAAATGAACGTGCTAATATTACAAGACTTATGAAAGTTAAAGATATTATAGCAAAACAAGAAAGCTAA
- a CDS encoding V-type ATP synthase subunit B translates to MIKDYNSVTEVVGPLMAVEGVEGVKYDELVEIELQNGEKRRGRVVEIDHDVAMVQVFEGTKGINLQETTVRFLGRPLELGVSEDMIGRVFDGLGRPIDNGPKIIPEDKVDINGSSINPVSRDYPSEFIETGVSTIDGLNTLVRGQKLPIFSGSGLPHNKLAAQIARQAKVLGKDDKFAVVFAAMGITFEEAQYFIGDFNKTGAIDRAVLFMNLADDPAIERLSTPKMALTCAEFLAFEKGMHVLVIMTDMTNYAEALREVSAARKEVPGRRGYPGYLYTDLATLYERAGKIVGREGSITQIPILTMPEDDITHPIPDLTGYITEGQIILSRELYKKGYEPPINAIPSLSRLKDKGIGKGKTREDHADTMNQIYAGYASGLDAKQLSAILGESALSDADKAFAKFAERFEREYVDQGYYTDRSIEETLNIGWDLLKEIPRTELKRIKDELIDKYLGNGEGTDE, encoded by the coding sequence ATGATTAAAGATTATAATTCAGTAACAGAAGTAGTCGGACCATTAATGGCGGTAGAAGGTGTAGAAGGCGTAAAATACGACGAACTTGTTGAAATAGAATTACAAAATGGTGAAAAAAGACGTGGTCGTGTTGTAGAAATTGACCACGATGTAGCAATGGTTCAAGTATTCGAAGGTACAAAAGGAATCAACTTACAAGAAACTACAGTAAGATTTTTGGGTAGACCTTTGGAACTTGGAGTATCTGAAGATATGATTGGTAGAGTATTCGATGGTTTAGGTAGACCAATAGATAATGGCCCTAAAATTATTCCAGAAGATAAAGTGGACATCAATGGTTCATCTATCAACCCAGTATCGAGAGATTATCCATCAGAATTTATTGAAACAGGTGTTTCTACAATAGATGGTTTGAATACTCTTGTTAGAGGACAAAAACTTCCTATATTCTCAGGATCAGGTCTTCCTCATAATAAATTAGCAGCCCAAATAGCAAGACAAGCAAAAGTATTAGGTAAAGACGATAAATTCGCCGTAGTATTTGCTGCGATGGGAATAACATTTGAAGAAGCTCAATATTTCATCGGAGACTTCAATAAAACTGGAGCCATCGACAGAGCAGTATTGTTCATGAACTTAGCGGATGACCCAGCAATTGAAAGACTTTCAACTCCAAAAATGGCACTTACTTGTGCAGAATTCTTGGCTTTTGAAAAGGGCATGCACGTATTAGTAATCATGACAGACATGACAAACTACGCAGAAGCACTACGTGAAGTATCAGCAGCTAGAAAAGAAGTTCCAGGACGTAGAGGATATCCAGGATATTTGTATACTGACCTTGCAACTTTATACGAAAGAGCTGGTAAGATTGTTGGAAGAGAAGGATCTATTACACAAATTCCTATCTTGACAATGCCAGAAGATGATATTACTCACCCAATACCAGACTTGACAGGATACATTACAGAAGGTCAAATCATACTTTCACGTGAATTATACAAGAAAGGTTATGAACCACCTATCAATGCGATTCCATCACTATCAAGACTTAAGGATAAAGGTATTGGTAAAGGCAAAACAAGAGAAGACCACGCAGATACAATGAACCAAATCTACGCAGGATATGCATCAGGACTTGATGCAAAACAATTATCCGCAATCCTTGGGGAATCTGCGTTAAGTGATGCTGATAAAGCATTTGCTAAATTTGCTGAAAGATTCGAAAGAGAATATGTAGATCAAGGTTATTATACTGATAGATCAATCGAAGAAACTCTTAATATAGGTTGGGATTTATTAAAAGAAATACCACGTACAGAATTGAAGAGAATCAAAGATGAATTAATAGATAAATATCTTGGAAATGGTGAAGGGACTGATGAGTAA